CCTCCAACTGCTCAGCCATGGCACTGGCACGTTCGAAGCTAAACGCAGCAACACGACCACCGTTATTGCCTCTTAATTGTTCAGCCAATCCTAACCTATACAAGACCTGAGCCACAACAACGTTATGAGGAGTCTGTCCAAGCCTGCGGGCAAGACGTAAAAACTTGACCCGTATCATCTGGAGCTTTTCACGAGTTTCATCGTTTTCATCGGGTTCACCATTGGATGGTTCATCACTGACTTGGTTTTGCAAAGGACGAGCATCCCCGTTTACCTGCGGTTGCACCACACGGTGAGCCGGTTCTAGCCGTGGAAGACCAGCAGGCTGAGCTGATGCTGGGGATGAAGCTGGCGTGGGTGCAGAACTAGGTTTGGAACTAGGAATGGGAGATTGATCAGGCTTTGAATCATGTTTCGAGTTGGCTACAGAAGTGGAAATCGCAGATTTTTTGGTAGATAACGAGAGACCGATAACTGGCTTCAACTCTGATTCTTTTTTCACTTGAATATCTTGCTTCATCTCACTATCTTTCGGTGCAACTTTTTCATTCTCCGGGGTAACCGTTTTCTCCTCCACAGGAACACGGATGACATCATTGGCTGACATACTTCGTTGTTCAAGATTCTTATCAACTTGATGTCCAGAAGATGAATCAGAACTTATCTGCTCTGCGTCTTGAATTTGTTCGGAAGTTGGTTCATTTGCAACATTAAGCGAAATATTTCTTGAAATTTCAAACGTATCCCGTTGATTCTGACTATCATCATCTTTACTTTCGGTAACCAATATATCGTCATCTTTAATTTCTGTAACCGATGGATCTTTTTCAATCACATCTCCATTTGCTTCAGCACTAATCTCATCATCTGGTTGTGTTCTGTGACCCACCAAACTTCCATTTACACCATCATCATGAACCACTGTTTTACCGACATCAGCATTATCTGAAACTCCATTATCTATAATCCCATTATTATCTTCTGACCCATTTTGCTCATTAATCGGGCCCACCACTTTCACCGCCTCATCTTGTCCACCAATTTCTGACACAACAGTTTCCAAGTCACTAGCGTGATCCGTCACAACATTATCAGATATACTTTTTTCATCCATGGCCTGCACTAAATTAAGCACCTTTTCCTCGCTCTTAACCTCATTCACAGACTCACTAGCTTCCAAACAACTCAATTGTTGGCTAGAATCATTCACGGATGCATTTATCACCTCATTAACATCTGCTGAACCAGGCACTTTTTCCTCATTATCATCATTAATCATAACGTTACTAGCTTCGAATTCACTCAGCTGTTCACTAGAATCAACATCAGATGCATTTATCTCCTTATTAACATCTATGTTTTCCTCACTGTCATCAATAACATCTGCTGAATTAGGCATTTCACCCTCATTAACATCATTAATCACAGCCTTAATATCTTCCATTCCacttagcggtttgctataatcaATATCAGATACATTAATCTCCTTATTAACATCTGCTAAATGAAGCACCTTTACCTCACTATCATCATTATTCACAGCCTCAATAGCTTCCAACGCACTCGGCTGGTCACTAGATGAACTATCAGTTGCATTCACAATCTCAATACTCTCTATAAAAACAGGTTGATCCCTGGTTGTATTAGAGGTACTTTTAACATCAATCGCCTGCACGCATAACCAATTAATCAGATATATATACTTTTTTCACCAAAAAATGATCAAATAATTAGAACAAAGTTACCTTTATAGACGTATCCTCCTCAACAGGATCGATACCAGCCTTTTCCTTAACCATTTGAATCACACTAGGAGCCTCAAATGCATCCTTATCGTTTTTATTATCGACACTTTCTGCCACATCGATCTTATCAGATACGCTAGAGTCGCCTCCATTTGAAGCATTCTTAAAATCCTCATCAATTCGATTACAACTCACTACACCTACCGAAATATCATCTTTATCCGAATCGTCTACTTTTAGCTTCATTACATCCACTTTACTCACACCATTTTCCATCACAGACACTCAAAACCCTAACCTGGATCCCTAAATATTCGTAAATCAAAAACCCTAAATCAGCATACAACCAGACAAACATATCCAATTCAATCAAATATAAAAGTACTAATACAATAACAATTGATTACATACATCAAATAGATCTGTACAACAGTATAGAACAAACGCAAATCAAGTTCAGAGTTAAATTACAGATAAGAACAGGTagggtttaagtttaaataaaCAAATAGATACAAAGTATAGATACAGAGAAAGATAGAAAGTTGTACCTGAAGATATAGATTGACGTTAGGGATAAGAAAAGGTAAATATAAAGATGatcttattgttgttgttgttcgagGAGAAAAAAAATCAGCAGAATTCTATTTTACACTCATGTTGAagctgtatgtatgtatgtatatatgtgcgCTCGTGTATATATCTTGTTGTTTATCTATCTatatgatgatatgatgatgactACAAACCCACCTAACCAGTCTTGGTTATAGGGGTCTTAGATCGTACGGTGTAGATTTATTGATGAGAGTGAAGGGCGACTTGATATAACGCCATATATGAGAAAACAAAGAATGTTCCTTAACCTTTTACACCAATCCAATCCGATACCCATAAAAATACTCCTTAATACTCCTCCAATGTATTGTATTGTAGGGAGGCCAATTCGTCGTGCTAATAGGACCTCTTTCGGTCCGCCACGAGTTTCTCCGGTTTCCAAGTTAAGATGTAAAATCGGCGTGAACAAAAACGTGGTGGAGCAGTTGGAGTGGTCTGTTTTGGTAGTTGATTCGATACCTATGTCGGATTTGAAACTGCAAGCGTTTTTGATCAAGTACAAAGTTTCGGTTAATACTATTTGTAAACTTGGGCGTTTTGCTTGTATTTTAGTATGCGCCGATTGCGATGGTTTCAACAGAGTTATTGGTTCTGAAAATGACGACTTCGTTCTAGTGTCTCGGTTTAAAGAATTGGCTCGTAGTTTCTTTCGGTTCACGTGGTTAGAAATTAAAGGGGTTCCGGTAACTCACGTGTCTGCCGAGAGTGCTACTAAGGTTGCTAGCCTTTTCGGTGAGGTTCTAAAGGTTGCTAAATCGTCTTGCACTCTTGGTAatgttggctctttgtttgccttcATAAAAACAACGAGAACGAAACATGTCCATGATGCGGTTGAAGTGGATCTTGAAGACGATGAATTTTTGGCGTGTAATGCTTGGGTTAATGAGCTTAATGCGGCTTCGGATTTGGATGTTGCGTTATTAGATGTTTTCCCCGTTGATCTCCTGGCTATTTCTAATCGTATCGTTATGACGGGTCATCCCGTCTTTGATCATCATGTTGAGTTGGTTAATGAAGCGTTAGATGTCAATGGTGCTCGGGGTATTAACGACAATGTGCCTGGTCCCGATCAATTACATGACGTTGAAGAAGATGTGGTAGATGTTGCAGACAAAGTCGTTTGTGATAACGAGCTGCGGTTCGGTAGTTTTGGTATCAATGAAGCGTTGGGGTCCGAAGTTGAAGTGCCCGTGAATATGTCTCCTGTTGTGTCCACTGTTGAAAAAATTCATAGTGATCTCCCTATTTTGTTTAATGAGAATTCTGTTGCTAATTTACCCCATGTTGATAATGGGTGTAATGTTTTACTGGATAATTCAAATTCATCATCCCATGTTGCAAATTCTTCCAATGTTAATGTGAAGAACGTTTCAAATGGTGTGGACTTTGGGCCCAATAAGTTGGGCCGAACTTTTATTAACAAGCAGAAGAAGAAAACGGATTGCGAAGGTTTCGTTTTACGGGATGAAGATGAGGTCAGTGCTTCGAACAAAGTCAAGAAAGGATTTTTTCAAGGTTTAGCGGATCA
This window of the Rutidosis leptorrhynchoides isolate AG116_Rl617_1_P2 chromosome 7, CSIRO_AGI_Rlap_v1, whole genome shotgun sequence genome carries:
- the LOC139857207 gene encoding translocase of chloroplast 120, chloroplastic-like, whose product is MENGVSKVDVMKLKVDDSDKDDISVGVVSCNRIDEDFKNASNGGDSSVSDKIDVAESVDNKNDKDAFEAPSVIQMVKEKAGIDPVEEDTSIKAIDVKSTSNTTRDQPVFIESIEIVNATDSSSSDQPSALEAIEAVNNDDSEVKVLHLADVNKEINVSDIDYSKPLSGMEDIKAVINDVNEGEMPNSADVIDDSEENIDVNKEINASDVDSSEQLSEFEASNVMINDDNEEKVPGSADVNEVINASVNDSSQQLSCLEASESVNEVKSEEKVLNLVQAMDEKSISDNVVTDHASDLETVVSEIGGQDEAVKVVGPINEQNGSEDNNGIIDNGVSDNADVGKTVVHDDGVNGSLVGHRTQPDDEISAEANGDVIEKDPSVTEIKDDDILVTESKDDDSQNQRDTFEISRNISLNVANEPTSEQIQDAEQISSDSSSGHQVDKNLEQRSMSANDVIRVPVEEKTVTPENEKVAPKDSEMKQDIQVKKESELKPVIGLSLSTKKSAISTSVANSKHDSKPDQSPIPSSKPSSAPTPASSPASAQPAGLPRLEPAHRVVQPQVNGDARPLQNQVSDEPSNGEPDENDETREKLQMIRVKFLRLARRLGQTPHNVVVAQVLYRLGLAEQLRGNNGGRVAAFSFERASAMAEQLEAAGQEPLEFSCTIMVLGKSGVGKSATINSIFDEVKFGTNAFQHGTKKVQDVVGTVQGIKVRVIDTPGLLSSWADQKKNEKILHSVKRFIQKSPPDIVLYLDRLDMQSRDFGDLPLLRTITDIFGQSIWFNAIVVLTHAASAPPEGPNGTATSYDMFVTQRSHVVQQAIRQAAGDMRLMNPVSLVENHTACRTNRAGQRVLPNGQVWKPHLLLLSFASKILVEANMLLKLQDSPPGKPFASRSRPPPLPFILSNLLQSRPQLKLPHEQFGDDDDDVGDDEIDESSDEESSEYDELPPFKRLTSYQLSKLSKAQKKSYYDELEYREKLFMKKQLKEEKKRRRLMKKMAEAAKNVPTELADVVSQEDGNGAATVPVAVQDMNLPVSFDADNPTHRYRALDSANQWLVRPVLDPHGWDHDVGYEGINVEHLLALKETIPVSFSGQVTKDKKDANLQMEVSSAIKHGKSKSTTLAFDMQTVGKEMSYTIRSDTRFINYRKNKASAGFSATYFGDSLTGGFKFEDKLAINKRGQLVVAGGAVIGRGDVAYGGSLEATLRDKDYPLGRFLSTVGLSVMDWHGDLALGWNAQSQIPIGRFTNLIGRVNLNNKGSGQVSVRLNSSEQLQIALVALVPIVTKLLGYYQDRDSAY